A stretch of DNA from Chloroflexota bacterium:
TACGTCCGGATCGAAGTCGAAGTCGAAGACGGGCAGCACGTTGGGATGGGAAAGCCCGGCCGCGGCCAGCGCCTCGCGCCGAAATCGCTCGACGCTCTCTTCGCGGGCGCCGTGCTCCGGATGCAGAACCTTGATGGCCACGTCTCGATCCAGGCGCGGCTGATGTGCGAGATACACCGCGCCGAATCCGCCCTCTCCAAGTTGCGAAACGATGACGAAGCTGCCCCGCTGAAGGACGGTCCCCGGTTCGAGGGCGGCCATGCATTGTCCTCTGTAACCGAAGGGGCATAGATGGAGGCGCGGGGGACCGCGCACGCCGCGAATCATACGATGAACGCCGCGCCGCTCACATCCGCGCTGGACAACAGGCGAGGTAGGACGTGCCCAGGCGATCGCCTGGCGCAACGGCGGGGTACCATAGACCGTACCGATCCGGAGGGTGACCATGGGCGTGCGGTCCGGCCACGACTTCATCGAGGCGCTTCGCGACGGCCGACGGGTATGGAACGCGGGGCGCAGAATCGAGGACGTTCCGTCCCACCCCGGGTTCGAAGGCGTCGTCAGCACCCTCGCCGGACTCTACGACCTCCAGCATACGGCCGATCATGCGCCCATCATGACGGTCGATTGGGGTGGCGAACGGATCTCCTACGGCTACTTTCCACCGCGCACGATCGAAGAGCTGAGAGCGAAGCGACGGAACGTGGAGTTCTGGGCTGAGCGCACCTTCGGGGTTATGGGACGATTGCCGGAGTTCTGCGCCGAGCTCACCGTGGGGATGCTGGACGCGGCCGACGTTTTCGCGGATGCCGATCCGAGATTCGGCGAGAACGCTCGCGACTACCATCGATACTGCGCGGTCCATGACCTCTGCTTGACCCACGCCCTCAGCGACCAGTTCTACGACCGGTCGAAGCGCATTCGCGACCAGCGAGATCCGGATCAGATCCTTCACATCGTCGGCGAATCGTCGGAAGGGCCGATCGTGCGGGGGCTGCGCAACCTCGCGACGCTGGCTCCCGTGGCTGACGAGGTGCTCGCATACTCGATCCCACCGCGCCAGCCGGACGAGGAAGACTACGCCATCGCGTTCGCGGTCCCAATGAACGTGCCGGGCCTCACCATCATCTGCCGCGATCTGTACGCGGAGCATGCCGATGTGGAGCGACTACCGCTCTCAGCTCGGTTCGACGAAGTGGACGCAACGCTCATATTCGACGACGTGGTCGTCCCATGGGAGCGCGTCTTCGTCTATCGGCGGCCAGACCTTCTCGCGCGGTATCACGGGTTGGTGAGCATGTGGTCCGGCTACTCGACCCTGGTCCGGCTCGTGGCGAAGCTCGAGGCGACGGTGGGCGTTGCGGACCTCCTCACGGAATGGTCAGGCGGTGCGAAGAACCGCTTGATGCAGATGCGAATCGGGGAGCTGATGGCGGACGTCGAAGTGCTGCGCGCGTGCCTGACCGCGGCCGAGGTGGGCGCGCATCCGACCCGCGCCGGCTATCTGGCCCCCGAGATGAGCCCCGCCTACCGCATCCACAGCGTGGAGGCATCGGATCGATCCGAGCGGCTGGTGCAGGAGATCCTCACCAGCTCGCTGGTGCTGACCGGCGGCGCATCGGATCTGGAATGCCCGGAGGTCGGGCCGTACATCGACCGATACTTCCGCAACAATGCCCCGACGACGCGCGACCACCTCCGGCTGCTGGCCATCGCAGCGGACCTGGTGCAGAGCGCGTTCTCGGGCCGTAACCTCCTCTACGAGCGACTCCAGAGCGGTGACCCGGATGGGATGCGCGTTCGCGCCTATGGGCTCGACCGGTCGGCGGTGCGGGAGCGCCTCCTGCGCTTCATCCACGACGATTGGTGATTGCGACCATGATACGATTCGCGGGACTTCACCGGGGTGACATGACGGGACCCCTGTAACCTGACGGAGGATCGCATGCTGGTACAACCGCGCGTGTGGATCAGCCACCGGCAGCGACGCGCCGGTGGCCTGCCGCGACTGCGACTCAGCGCCGCCCACGACGAATGGAACCACGTGGGGATCGCCCTGGCCGCCATCGAGCTCGGCTTTCTGGCGGAAGAGGGCCTGGACGACGTGGAGCTGATCACCTTCCCCGAGGACGCCGGAGCGCTTCTCGACCGGGAGCAATTCCAGGCCGACCTTCTCGCGAGCGGCACGGTCGACGTCGGCATCGACCCGCGCACGACCTTCATCGTTGAGGGCCGCGCGCAGGGCAAGCCCCTTGCAATCGTCGCCGCGCGGCGAAAGAACCACGCCTTCCTCGTCGTGGGGCAGAAGGGGCTGCAGAGTCTCGACGATTTGCGCGGGATGACGCTGCACATGAGCCAGCGAGGCGGGGCCACGGATGTGATGCTGCGGCGCGTGCTGAAAGATAGCGCCATCGACCCCGACGAGGACGTGACCATCCGATACGTCGGCGGCGAAATGCACAATGCGAGCCACGTGATCGCGGCATTTCGAGCTGGCGACTACGGACCGGCGATCCTCACAAGCTTCAAGGACAGCCTCGATCACCTGATCAAAGACGGCTATCCAGTCCTCGCCGACCTGCGCTCCCGATACCCGTCTCGCCACGATCGCGTCACCGCTGCCAACAGCAATTTTGTGGCGCGCCACCCAGAATCGGTGAAGGGCCTCCTCAAAGGAATGATTCGCGCGTGCAACTGGGTCCTCGACCCGGGCAACGGCCCACGATTCAAGCAGATCATCGTGGACGCCGGATACATGACGAGCGACCGCGAGCAGGCCAACTTTGACGGGCTGTTCTACGGTTGGCAGGAGCGCGTCTCGCGGGATCTCACCCTACCAAGGGACGGCATCGAGCTGATCGTGAACGAGATCAAGCAAGATGGCCGAATCGCCCCATCGTTCGACGTCGATGATGTACTAGCGCTCGCGCCGCTGGCCGCCGCGCAAGCAGAAGTGCTCGGCGCCACGAGCCCGGCCAGCGAGCGCTCGGTCTCGTAGCTCGCGAGGCGGAAGCGGTCCTCCATCCGACAGCCCGCCGGCACCGCATCCGGCACGAAAGCCATAGCACCAGCGCGACTCCCCGTGCACCTCACGTAACGTGAGGCCGTACGCTGCTGGCATGGATCCTCGCCGCTCGAGCCAAGACGATTGTTGTCCTCTTCGCGTGGGGGAGCTGGCGCGCCGGACCGGCCTCACCATTCGGACGCTGCACCATTCGCGAGGTCGAGCGGGAATGGGCGGCACTGTTCACCGAAGTCCGTGCCGCCGTGGCCGCGGGAGTCGATCCACGAAGTCGGCAGGCCCGTGATCTCGCCGGCCGCTGATTCGATCTGGTTCGAGAGTTCACCAAGGGCAACGCGGTGATTGAGGCTCCCGTGCGGGAGCGATTGCGTACTGACCCGACTGCGGGCGGTCACATGCCCCCGGACTTCGCGGAGCTGCACGCCTTCGTCATGCGAGCTCGGGAGGCCTAAGCGGCCCCAATCGACGATGTCGAGAGTCCTGACAGTCCAGGCGGCACTTCCAGCGCCGACTCGGGTACCATGCTCACGCTCGCCGACTGTCGAACCCTTGAGCCACACTCGATTGAGGAGACGCAACATGTCTGGCACGAAGTACGACAAGACCGAGACCGAGCACTACGCCGACGTGTCCAACCACAAGATTCACTACAACGACGTGGGAAAGGGGCCCGCGTTGTTCTGCTTCCACGGCGGCGGGCCGGGCTCCAACGCCTGGGACAACTCCAAGCACAATCTCGACGCCCTCGCCGAGCACTTCCGCTGCATCATCATGGACATGCCCGGCTACGGCTACTCCGACAAAGACGTCAAGCGTGGCGAAGAGCCGCTCGACATTTTCTGCGCGAAGATCATCTTGGGCCTGATGGACCATCTGGGCATCGACAAGGCCCATCTGTATGGCTCGTCCCAGTTTTCCGCATGCTGCCTGCGATTCGGCATCGAGTACCCCGACCGGATCGGCAAGATCATCATTCAGGCGAGCGGCATCGCCCGCACCGATTACTTCACGCCCGGCCGTCTGCATGGCGGCAAGCTCCTTGCCGTGGTGGCCCAGAACCCCACTCGAGAGAACATGGCCGCCTTGATGCACGAGTTCATCCCCAAGGATGAGCTGTGTACGGACGAGGTCATCGACGCGCGCCTGGAGGCCGCCCTGATCCCCGGCCATCTCGCTGGGCGGGCGAAGATGCCGGCGGCCTCGAACTCCGACCTCACGCCCATCATCTCGCGCCTGAAAGCGCCCGTGCTGGGCGTCTACGGGCACCATGACCGCGTCGTAGGGTGGGAGAGCGCGCTCTCGGCCCTGGCGATGATCCCGGACGTACGCATCCACGTGTGGGGCGGGGGCACCGGCCACTTCGTGGAATACGAGAAGGCCGAAGAGTTCAACAACCTCGTGATCGGGTTCCTGAACGCATAGACGCGCGATAACGCGAGGGCGTGCCCCTCACTCTACCGCCGGAGATGGCAGCTTCATAGAATGGGGGCGAGCAGAACCCGACTTCCTGGGAAACGCGTAGATGCATTGTCGATATCGGACGCTCGCCAGCGCCGCGGCCTTCTGCGCTTCGGCTCTGCTGGCCTGCGCCCCGTCGGCCGCTGGCCCGTCGGGATCGAGCGGACCGAGCGGGGCCGGTGGCGCAAGCCCGGCTGCTCCCCAGCGCCCGATCGTGATCGTGGGGCGGATCGACCCGCCCCTGCTCAACGACCGCATCGACCGAATGGGACTCGGGTCGCCGGTCACGGTCTCGATGGCGGAGATCGACGATCACGGTGACCCGTTCCCGATCCTCGCCGAACGCCTCCCCAAGCAGTCCGACGACTCGTGGACCGTCAACGCCGACGGCACGATGCGGACCATCTACACGCTTCGACCGAACCTCACCTGGCATGACGGGGCGCCCCTCACCGCCGCCGACTTTGCGTTCGCCTACCGGGTTTACCTAGAGCCCGCGGTGCCGATCACGAGCCGCCTGCCCGAGAAGCTGATGAGCGACGTGATCGCGCGCGACGACCGGACGGTCGAGATCGAATGGAGCCAGGTCTACATCAATGCCGGCGCGCTGGTGGGGACGCAGCTGGCGCCGCTGCCCCGTCACCTGCTGGAGGACCGCTTTGACTCCGACCCATCCACGTTCGCTCAATTACCGTTCTGGACCTCGGAGCAGTTCGTCAGCGATGGACCATACCGGGTCACCCGCTGGGACCACGGTGTCGCAATCTACCTTGAAGCGTTTCCGAACTTCGCGCTTGGCAGGCCGAAGATCGACAACATTGAGTACCGAGCCGTATCCGACGGGAACACGATCGTCGCCGGTTTCCTGGCCGGAACGATCAACTTCTCCCAGTACACGGCGATCAATGTGGAGCAGGCCCTGGTGCTGCGCGACCAGTGGAGCTCGACCCACGACGGCGAGGTGTACGACCGGACCCTATTCGGGACCAGCTACATGGAATTTCAACATCGCGAGGTGCCCGGCTGGCAACCGGCGCTCGCCGACGTCCGCGTCCGCCAGGCGCTTGCCTTCTCGTTGAACAAGGTGGCGCTCGCCGACGCGATTCAACATGGCTTCGGCGGCCCTGCCGACACCGGCTATCCGAAGGGGCTCCCCATCTATTCGAAGGTCGACAACGTCATTGCGAAGTACCCGTATGACCCGCGACGGGCGGAGGCCCTGTTTCATGAGGTGGGCTGGACCAAAGGTCCAGACGGCGCGTATCGCGACGGAGAAGGTCGCCCATTCGACGTGGAGGTGAACGGCCCCGCCGAGCGGGAGCGGGATGTGCAGATCGTGAGTGACATGTGGCGGACCGCCGGCCTCAACCCGTCGGTGCGCGTGGTTCCCAGAGCGCAGACGAACGACGTCGAGGCGCGATCGGGCTTCCCCGGGGTGTCTATCTCGGCCGGAACCGATAACACGTTGGCGTACTATGCCACGTGCGATCAAATTCCCACTGCGCAGAATCGCTATACGGGGAAGAACCGAGGATCATACTGCAACCCGGAGCTGGATCGCCTGTACAACCTATCGCTGGAGACGCTCGATCCGGCCAAGCGGGATGACATTCTGGTCCAGCTGGAGCGGCTGTACACCACGGATGTGGCTCAGCTCCCTCTGGAGTATCAGCCGCGGATCGCCGCGTCGGTTGGCATCTCGGGGGTCAGGCCACCGGTGCAGGGCAACTACCAGTGGAACATCTGGGAATGGAATGAGACGGCCACGGGAGGTCCGCAATGATTACGACGAAGTCGATCGGAATCGAGGAGGCGCGCCGCGCGGTCGCCGCGATTCTGAGTGCCGTGACAGAAAGGGACTCCCCTGTCGCGATTGCCGTGGTGGACGCCCATGGCGATCTCATCCTGTCGCTTCGGGCTGACGGGGCTGCCGCCCGGATGGGGCGCCGCTCCCGCGCCAAGGCCTACACCGCGGCCGTGATGAAGATGGACACGGTGGAGTTCCGCGACCACGTCATCAAGGCGGACGGGCGAACCCTCGGCGACTGGGGAGATCCCGCGCTCACCAGCCTGCAGGGCGGCTTGGTGGTGAAGAGCGGCGACGATGTGCTGGGCGGAATCGCCATGAGCGGAAACAACACGGCGCGCGATGAAGAGCTGGCACGTATTGGCCTGCTCGCGATGGGCCTCGCCCCGGAGGAAGCCCCCGCGCGCCACGGGGTGAACGGGAGTGAGACGATGGACCTGAGCACGGCACGACGCGCCGTGGAAGCCACCCTCGCAGCGGTCGAGGCCGGAGATCGGCCCATCGCCGTCGTCGTCGCGGACGAGCACGGCGAGCCCGTGTATGCCGAGCGGATGGATGGCGCGAGCAGCAATGACATGCGCCAGGCGGAGCGCAAGGCCTACACAGCGGCCTTCATGGCGAGAAGCACCCGGGGATATCGGGACCAGATTCGCCAGGACGGACGCACGCTGGCAGACTGGTCCGATCCCATGCTCACGACGCTGACGGGCGGGCTGACGATCGGGGAGCGGAGAGCCGTAGTCGGCGCGATTGGGGTGCACGGGAACAGCGCGGTCCGTGACGAGCAGCTCGCCCGAGTTGGGCTGCAGGCGGCCCTGAGCCCGGGCGTACCCCTCCCCGAGCGGCCCGCTCGGGTGCGTGTGACGAATGGGGTAGCCAGCAGTGGGACGCGTGGGGAAGGAGGCACGAGCATGCAGCAGACGACGATGCGCCGGACCTTCAATCTGCCGGGGCTTGCGGCGCCAGGCGCGGTGGCGCCGGATCTTGTGCAGATTGGAGACCTGTTCTTCACCTCCGCCGTCCGCGGGGTAGACCTGAACACGGGCAAGCTGGCGGACACCCCCGACGGGCAGTTTACCCTCGCCTGGCGCAACCTTCGAGACCTGGTGGAGGGGGCGGGGCTCTCCCTGGACAACGTCGGCCTGGTCACGAACTTTCTGGCCAGCCAGGACTACCGCGCGTACATCAATCCCGGCTGGCTGGAGCTGTACCCGACCGACAACCGACCCGCGCGGAAGACGACGGCCTACCCGCTGCCACCGGGGGAGGCGGTTGAGCTCCAGGCCTTTGGCGTGGTGGGCGGCCGACGGGAGATCATCCAGGTGGCGGGACTCGCGCACCGGGACCCATTGCCAAACGGCGTGCGCATGGGCGACTACGTGTTCTCGTCCGTCATCGTGCCGCAGGACCTGCGGACGGAGAAGACCGTGGAGGGGCCCGAGGCCCAGACGGACCAATGTTTCGACAATATGCGCGTGTTTATGGAGAAAGCGGGCGGTGGCGTGGGGGACGTCGTGCTCCAGTGGGTCTATCTCAGCGACTTTGCCTATCAGAGCTACATGGTTGACGTCTACTTGAAGTCCTGGCCGGTTGGTGGCTACCAGGCGTCGCGCAAGACGTTCCGATACCCGATGAATGGCCAGATCCAGATCCAGGTGATCGGCCGGATCGGCGGTGAGCGCTCGAATCACGAGATCCCCGGGCACGGCCACCACGATCCGATCCCGATGGGCGCCCGCATCGGGAATCTCTTCGCGTCCTCTGGCGTCTCCGGCGTTGACCCATCGGGCGGCGACCGCCTCACCGCTGCGGAGGGCGTGGAGGCGCAGTCACGGTTTGGCCTTGGCAACATCGAGGCCCTCGTCAAGGCCGGCGGTGGCTCTATGGGCAACGTGGGCCATATGACACTGATGGTCCAGGACTATGCGGATCTGCCCGTGATCGACGCTGCGTGGGAGCGCGCGTTCCCGAACCCGAACGATCGGCCCGCCCGCCAGGTCATGAAGCTTGGGGTGCAGGGAAACTCGCGCGTGCAGTTCCACATGCTGGCGGTCATATAAGCCGAATCTCGACGGTCCGGACTCGTAGGGTCAGCCGCCATGGGAGGATGTAGTGGGTCTCGTCGCACGGACTCGTACGCTTTTAGCGCTGGCGTTTCTGCTGAGCATCTCCTGTGGAACGTCCGCAGTGCAGAGCACATCGCGGGGGCCCGGTGCGGAATCCGGCGCAATGCCCACCAGCCAATCCAATCGCACGCTTGTCATTGCGACGCGGGCGGAGCCCAGCACCCTGGCGGGCAAGACCGGCGTCGCGGGCGGGGTCACGCTGACCACGACGCGGCGGCTCTTCAACGCGAACCTCGTGATATTCGATCAGCGCGGGCTAGCCCAGCCGTACCTCGCGGCCGAGCTGCCAGTGCTGAACACGCCGAGCTGGCAGGTCTCCGACGACGGGACGATGGAGACCACGTACAAGCTGAAGCCGAACCTCGTGTGGCAGGATGGCCAGCCGCTCACCGCCGAGGACTGGGTGTTTAGCTGGCACGTGTACGCAACGCCGGACCTCGGCACCTCGACCGCCCCGCCGATTCCGTGGATCGACGAGGCGATCGCCCCCGATCCGCAGACGCTGACGATTCACTGGCGCAATCCGTACGCGCATGCCGGCCAGATGGGGGACGTATTCCCGCCGCTCCCTAGACACATCATGGAGACCACGTTCGAGTCGTCCGACGCCGCTACGTTTGCCGCCAATCCGTTTTGGACCCAACAGTATGTGGGGGCAGGCCCATACCGTCTCGACAAGTGGGAGCCGGGGGCGTTCATCGAGGGTGTCGGATTCGAACGGCACGTGCTCGGCGCGCCCAAGATCGGCCGCATTCGCATGCTGTTCATCGGCGATCCAAATACGGCGCTCGCCAATTTGCTCTCAGGCGAAGTACACATCGCGGTGGACGACGCGATCCGGTTCGAGCAGGGCTTGCGCTTGATCAAAGAGTGGGTGCCGCAGGGCGGAACGGTGCTGCTGAAGCCCGACCTCTGGCGAGCGACCTACTTCCAGTTGCGACGCGAGGTGAGCACCGCACCAAGCCTGACCGACGTACGCGTACGGCGCGCACTCTCAATGCTCGTAGACAAGGCGAGTCTGAACGACGCGCTTTTCGAGGGTCAGGGCCTCTTGTCCGATACC
This window harbors:
- a CDS encoding 4-hydroxyphenylacetate 3-hydroxylase N-terminal domain-containing protein; the protein is MGVRSGHDFIEALRDGRRVWNAGRRIEDVPSHPGFEGVVSTLAGLYDLQHTADHAPIMTVDWGGERISYGYFPPRTIEELRAKRRNVEFWAERTFGVMGRLPEFCAELTVGMLDAADVFADADPRFGENARDYHRYCAVHDLCLTHALSDQFYDRSKRIRDQRDPDQILHIVGESSEGPIVRGLRNLATLAPVADEVLAYSIPPRQPDEEDYAIAFAVPMNVPGLTIICRDLYAEHADVERLPLSARFDEVDATLIFDDVVVPWERVFVYRRPDLLARYHGLVSMWSGYSTLVRLVAKLEATVGVADLLTEWSGGAKNRLMQMRIGELMADVEVLRACLTAAEVGAHPTRAGYLAPEMSPAYRIHSVEASDRSERLVQEILTSSLVLTGGASDLECPEVGPYIDRYFRNNAPTTRDHLRLLAIAADLVQSAFSGRNLLYERLQSGDPDGMRVRAYGLDRSAVRERLLRFIHDDW
- a CDS encoding ABC transporter substrate-binding protein translates to MLVQPRVWISHRQRRAGGLPRLRLSAAHDEWNHVGIALAAIELGFLAEEGLDDVELITFPEDAGALLDREQFQADLLASGTVDVGIDPRTTFIVEGRAQGKPLAIVAARRKNHAFLVVGQKGLQSLDDLRGMTLHMSQRGGATDVMLRRVLKDSAIDPDEDVTIRYVGGEMHNASHVIAAFRAGDYGPAILTSFKDSLDHLIKDGYPVLADLRSRYPSRHDRVTAANSNFVARHPESVKGLLKGMIRACNWVLDPGNGPRFKQIIVDAGYMTSDREQANFDGLFYGWQERVSRDLTLPRDGIELIVNEIKQDGRIAPSFDVDDVLALAPLAAAQAEVLGATSPASERSVS
- a CDS encoding alpha/beta hydrolase, producing MSGTKYDKTETEHYADVSNHKIHYNDVGKGPALFCFHGGGPGSNAWDNSKHNLDALAEHFRCIIMDMPGYGYSDKDVKRGEEPLDIFCAKIILGLMDHLGIDKAHLYGSSQFSACCLRFGIEYPDRIGKIIIQASGIARTDYFTPGRLHGGKLLAVVAQNPTRENMAALMHEFIPKDELCTDEVIDARLEAALIPGHLAGRAKMPAASNSDLTPIISRLKAPVLGVYGHHDRVVGWESALSALAMIPDVRIHVWGGGTGHFVEYEKAEEFNNLVIGFLNA
- a CDS encoding peptide ABC transporter substrate-binding protein, encoding MHCRYRTLASAAAFCASALLACAPSAAGPSGSSGPSGAGGASPAAPQRPIVIVGRIDPPLLNDRIDRMGLGSPVTVSMAEIDDHGDPFPILAERLPKQSDDSWTVNADGTMRTIYTLRPNLTWHDGAPLTAADFAFAYRVYLEPAVPITSRLPEKLMSDVIARDDRTVEIEWSQVYINAGALVGTQLAPLPRHLLEDRFDSDPSTFAQLPFWTSEQFVSDGPYRVTRWDHGVAIYLEAFPNFALGRPKIDNIEYRAVSDGNTIVAGFLAGTINFSQYTAINVEQALVLRDQWSSTHDGEVYDRTLFGTSYMEFQHREVPGWQPALADVRVRQALAFSLNKVALADAIQHGFGGPADTGYPKGLPIYSKVDNVIAKYPYDPRRAEALFHEVGWTKGPDGAYRDGEGRPFDVEVNGPAERERDVQIVSDMWRTAGLNPSVRVVPRAQTNDVEARSGFPGVSISAGTDNTLAYYATCDQIPTAQNRYTGKNRGSYCNPELDRLYNLSLETLDPAKRDDILVQLERLYTTDVAQLPLEYQPRIAASVGISGVRPPVQGNYQWNIWEWNETATGGPQ
- a CDS encoding heme-binding protein; its protein translation is MITTKSIGIEEARRAVAAILSAVTERDSPVAIAVVDAHGDLILSLRADGAAARMGRRSRAKAYTAAVMKMDTVEFRDHVIKADGRTLGDWGDPALTSLQGGLVVKSGDDVLGGIAMSGNNTARDEELARIGLLAMGLAPEEAPARHGVNGSETMDLSTARRAVEATLAAVEAGDRPIAVVVADEHGEPVYAERMDGASSNDMRQAERKAYTAAFMARSTRGYRDQIRQDGRTLADWSDPMLTTLTGGLTIGERRAVVGAIGVHGNSAVRDEQLARVGLQAALSPGVPLPERPARVRVTNGVASSGTRGEGGTSMQQTTMRRTFNLPGLAAPGAVAPDLVQIGDLFFTSAVRGVDLNTGKLADTPDGQFTLAWRNLRDLVEGAGLSLDNVGLVTNFLASQDYRAYINPGWLELYPTDNRPARKTTAYPLPPGEAVELQAFGVVGGRREIIQVAGLAHRDPLPNGVRMGDYVFSSVIVPQDLRTEKTVEGPEAQTDQCFDNMRVFMEKAGGGVGDVVLQWVYLSDFAYQSYMVDVYLKSWPVGGYQASRKTFRYPMNGQIQIQVIGRIGGERSNHEIPGHGHHDPIPMGARIGNLFASSGVSGVDPSGGDRLTAAEGVEAQSRFGLGNIEALVKAGGGSMGNVGHMTLMVQDYADLPVIDAAWERAFPNPNDRPARQVMKLGVQGNSRVQFHMLAVI
- a CDS encoding peptide ABC transporter substrate-binding protein — encoded protein: MGLVARTRTLLALAFLLSISCGTSAVQSTSRGPGAESGAMPTSQSNRTLVIATRAEPSTLAGKTGVAGGVTLTTTRRLFNANLVIFDQRGLAQPYLAAELPVLNTPSWQVSDDGTMETTYKLKPNLVWQDGQPLTAEDWVFSWHVYATPDLGTSTAPPIPWIDEAIAPDPQTLTIHWRNPYAHAGQMGDVFPPLPRHIMETTFESSDAATFAANPFWTQQYVGAGPYRLDKWEPGAFIEGVGFERHVLGAPKIGRIRMLFIGDPNTALANLLSGEVHIAVDDAIRFEQGLRLIKEWVPQGGTVLLKPDLWRATYFQLRREVSTAPSLTDVRVRRALSMLVDKASLNDALFEGQGLLSDTPYIPNTVEYFAQIEPLVAKYPYDPAQAQALLSQAGFARAPDGAWMTPTGGRLSFDFTTTSGSQNESELSIMAAGWRQAGLEINESIFPVAMAQDQQARSSFPALMTISLPQGEDTLAQYRSSATPRAETRWVGFNRGSWSHPDFDRAAEAFTRALDQQERVKLIAEMEQVFTGNAASIPLFFNPNPIASVPALKGPQNVAPASAIVWDIQNWELR